Proteins encoded together in one Triticum dicoccoides isolate Atlit2015 ecotype Zavitan chromosome 7B, WEW_v2.0, whole genome shotgun sequence window:
- the LOC119340353 gene encoding uncharacterized protein LOC119340353 gives MGRPRGKAKKSAEDARDDDDGSGGEEAAPTDHKRNGSPLKPLRDDGADEEVEDIAKVAEVADSVKPVVPTEGADSTVGGKVPDGAMKRPRRRRRRLQVKRSSESVEDVGDKDGDDVRTKSNGFRRNGSRRKNSTPRRAAEAGVV, from the coding sequence ATGGGTAGGCCTAGAGGGAAGGCCAAGAAATCGGCTGAGGATGCGAGGGACGACGACGACGGTagtggcggcgaggaggccgctCCGACCGACCACAAGAGGAACGGCAGTCCTCTGAAGCCTCTGAGGGACGACGGAGCCGACGAAGAAGTGGAGGACATCGCCAAGGTCGCGGAGGTCGCAGACAGCGTGAAACCGGTCGTGCCAACCGAGGGTGCCGACAGCACGGTTGGGGGTAAAGTTCCTGACGGAGCGATGAAGAggccgcggcggcgccggcggcgtctGCAGGTGAAGCGAAGCTCCGAGTCGGTTGAGGACGTCGGCGACAAAGACGGTGACGACGTGAGGACAAAATCGAACGGGTTCCGGCGAAACGGAAGCCGCCGGAAGAACTCTACTCCCCGGCGGGCAGCCGAGGCGGGAGTAGTGTGA